The following proteins come from a genomic window of Prionailurus viverrinus isolate Anna chromosome D1, UM_Priviv_1.0, whole genome shotgun sequence:
- the LOC125146452 gene encoding tripartite motif-containing protein 64C-like, whose amino-acid sequence MDLVTLQALQNELICSICMNYYIDPVTIDCGHSFCSPCLHLCWEEAHTLMSCPECRGISEKSDFKTNIALKKLASLARRARVYHANSSNDQICVVHKKAKEFFCEADKSLLCGLCSETPEHVAHGHSPVQWAAEEYRVEKLLKRMGSLWNMTQEMQNDLNQEANKIQSFEDYVLLRKVMIKMQYQKMHLFLREEEQLHLETLEKEAEEILQQLQESAFRMTQQKASLKEMYKELTEMCHKPDLELLQDLGNVLQRTELVQVQKPQPMIPELTSHGITGILDILNNFRVGDVLSQEATGRYMCVSEDAGSVMLGVTHPGVSREPESLASFAAWGPQVFTSGKHYWEVDVTCSPNWILGVCKDSLMSDIDIISDPEAAFLLFSLKINNRYSLSTNSPPLIQYVERPLGQIGVFLDYDNGTVSFYDVCKSSLIYSFLPSSFSFPLKPFLCFGSL is encoded by the exons ATGGATTTGGTCACCTTGCAAGCCTTGCAGAATGAACTCATCTGCTCCATTTGTATGAACTACTACATAGACCCTGTCACCATTGACTGTGGGCATAGCTTTTGCAGTCCCTGCTTGCACCTCTGCTGGGAGGAAGCCCATACCCTAATGTCCTGCCCTGAGTGCAGGGGAATTTCAGAGAAATCAGACTTCAAAACCAATATTGCGCTCAAGAAACTGGCATCCCTTGCCAGACGGGCCAGAGTTTACCATGCCAACAGCTCCAATGACCAGATCTGTGTGGTACACAAGAAAGCAAAGGAGTTCTTCTGTGAGGCTGACAAGAGCCTGCTGtgtgggctctgctctgaaacACCGGAGCATGTGGCTCATGGCCACAGTCCAGTCCAGTGGGCTGCTGAGGAATACAGG GTG GAGAAACTTCTGAAGAGAATGGGCTCTTTATGGAACATGACtcaagaaatgcaaaatgatcTGAATCAAGAAGCTAACAAAATCCAGTCATTTGAG GACTATGTGCTTTTAAGGAAAGTGATGATCAAAATGCAGTATCAGAAGATGCATCTGTTTCTCCGCGAGGAGGAGCAACTCCATCTGGAGACACTGGAGAAAGAGGCGGAGGAGATTTTGCAACAACTCCAGGAAAGTGCATTCAGAATGACCCAACAGAAAGCAAGCCTGAAAGAAATGTACAAAGAGCTGACTGAGATGTGCCACAAGCCTGACCTGGAGCTGCTCCAG gACTTGGGAAATGTATTGCAAAG GACTGAATTGGTGCAGGTGCAAAAGCCTCAGCCCATGATTCCAGAGCTCACCTCGCACGGCATCACAGGAATCTTAGACATACTGAACAACTTCAGAG TGGGTGATGTGCTGAGTCAGGAAGCCACCGGTCGCTACATGTGCGTTTCTGAGGATGCTGGAAGTGTGATGCTTGGAGTCACCCATCCTGGTGTGTCCAGAGAGCCTGAGAGCCTGGCGAGCTTTGCAGCCTGGGGACCTCAGGTCTTCACCTCTGGTAAACATTACTGGGAGGTGGATGTCACATGCTCCCCAAATTGGATTCTGGGAGTCTGTAAAGATTCCTTGATGAGTGATATTGATATCATTAGTGATCCTGAGGCagcatttcttctgttttctttgaagatAAACAATCGTTATAGCCTCTCCACCAACTCCCCGCCCTTAATTCAGTATGTGGAAAGGCCTCTGGGTCAGATTGGAGTATTTCTGGATTACGACAATGGAACTGTGAGCTTCTATGATGTTTGCAAAAGTTCCCTCATAtacagtttccttccttcctccttctctttccctctgaagCCTTTCCTTTGCTTTGGTTCCCTCTGA